In the genome of Microtus ochrogaster isolate Prairie Vole_2 unplaced genomic scaffold, MicOch1.0 UNK585, whole genome shotgun sequence, one region contains:
- the LOC102001730 gene encoding resistin-like beta, with the protein MKSTIWFLPIFMSLLHLMTPVHTQASRDSSVNKKIPEALNSRKPKKLSCTSVKASGSWASCPAGKAVTGCSCGYGCGSWDVQNGITCHCQCAGMDWTAARCCQLV; encoded by the exons ATGAAGTCTACAATATGGTTCCTTCCCATCTTCATGTCTCTTCTCCATCTGATGACCCCAGTGCACACTCAGGCCTCCAGAGACTCTTCAGTGAATAAAAAGATCCCGGAAGCTCTCAATAGTAGAA AGCCTAAGAAGCTCTCCTGCACTAGTGTCAAAGCATCAGGCAGTTGGGCCTCCTGTCCTGCTG GGAAAGCTGTCACTGGTTGTTCATGCGGCTATGGTTGTGGATCGTGGGATGTCCAGAATGGAATTACTTGCCACTGCCAGTGCGCAGGCATGGACTGGACCGCCGCCCGCTGCTGCCAACTGGTTTGA